A region of the Zerene cesonia ecotype Mississippi unplaced genomic scaffold, Zerene_cesonia_1.1 Zces_u006, whole genome shotgun sequence genome:
tggtACAAAAGAGTTCTAACCGATCTATTCGGCTGCGTTGATGGTGATTGTTTTGCCCTTGGGGTCGTCGAAGCGGTCCATCGTTCTGATgtccatcatcatcatgatgCCGTAGAAGGTGATGGCGAGAAGGATGAACACTACAAAGAGACCAGACCAGATGGGAACGGAGAAGAAGCCGACACAGTTGAAGGAATCACCGAATGGCGGTGTGTCGCTCGAGTTTGTGTCCTTGAAGAATGGTTGTACCTGAAATTAATAGTTACATGTTAAATCTTAGGAAATTTCGTgcgtttaattttgttatgttttaaataacatgttaCAAAATTTGGTTGGAGAAcgtcaaattttaaatacaatttaggaataagaaaaaaataaattcaaccaTACCACACAGAGGAatacagaaaattataaacaaaaaaaaaaaacatctctAAGGCACTATACAATGTTCTTATTTTTGTAGGTATCATTTTGTAGGTATCttatatacctacttgtaTGATTGATATGTAATTACTACTTGTGCTGCGAGAACCATCATCTCATATTCAAAGACCTGTATTTTCATCATTACTACatttaacataacatataatattgagTTGTGATAACTACAAAATTTTCTAGATATTGGAGTTTAACTACAAGATCATGAGCATCATACTACATAATATGCTACTCTTTGTACTGTGCCTTTacactatcctactatcctacttcctacttcgtactaatattataaatgcgaaagtttgtaaggatctgtgtatgtttgttgctctttcatgcaaaaactacctaaccgaatgcaatgaaatttggtacgtagatagctggacaactggaataacatttttttttttttttttttttttttcaagaccTGCAATCAGTCGCAAGACTATAAGCAGATGAGGTGATTAGGATTTCAAATTTAGTACGCGACGAGACCAGTGCCTCGTCTGCCTCTTACAATACATCCTTCCTTTTCAGCCTCTTTGCCGTACAGGAAGGGTTTATGAGTTCGTGAGCAAGGGGATTGGGGTGACACGACAGGCGATCAgcgtatttctttttatatttctctatTTCCTCTTGTACAGTcggaacatttaaatatttatgaatctcCACATTTTTGGAAAACCAGGGGGCATTTGTGATGGTACGCAGGATGTGATTCTGGATACGTTGAATGCACATTATGTTGCTATTGCTGGCGGTTCCCCATAGAGGAACACCATAGGTCCAGATGGGCTTTAAAACAGTGTTGTAAATTAGGAGCTTATTATCGACGGATAGGACTGAGTTTCTACTCATAAGCCAGGATAGGTtacgaaatttataatttatttcatctcgttttttctttatatggAGAGcccaggcaactttttatccgatattcctatgggatacggacttacgcgggtgaaaccgcggggcgcagcttagtaacatataatattgaattgtgATAACTACAAAATTTTCTAGATATTGGAGTTTAACTACGACATCAAGAGCAttatactacataatatactacTCTTTGTACCGTACTTTTAcgctatcctacttcctactatcctactaatattataaatgcgaaaatttgtaaggatgtgtgtttgttgctctttcacgcaaaaactacaaaaccgattgcaatgaaatttggtacatagtcagcttgacaactggaataacatataggcgactttttatcccgatactcctacgggatgcagaattacgcgggtgaaaccgcgaggcgcagctagattttctaataaaacctCCAATTAACTTTCAAAACTATACCTGTTAGTGCCTTAATACCATCCGCACACTAAAAAGTGAGGGAATCAAAATACCTATTTATCTCTACCTACCTTCAAATCTTGGAAGGTGAGTGACATTTGATTGGTATCATTGCCGCTGTTAAAGGTGGCGTTCTGTCCGCAACGGTATGAGAATCCCATCAGCGCATACACTTCAGACTGTCCCGCCAGCTCCTCTGTGAAGGTCGGTTGACTCTGGCTGTATGTAATCGAGTCTGAAATTGAGGGAACAAGGcctttaatgttaaattaaaattcgaaATGTTAATAGGATATTACAGTGTTCACTTCACcttatatcacactaatattataaatgtgaaagattgtttgtttggatgtttgtttgtcaatcacactgaaactactaaacggattttcatgaaacTTTGTATACAAACAGGGCATGAGCTAACTtggatgataggatacttttaagAATCTTTATATCCTGTTGGAGCTTTTAGTATTACAAAATACAGTGCCAGTTTTATGtgattttgtatgttattgatGGAATGAGTGTTCATGTTGATGTCGTACTGAGAGTACTAaaagaaactaaaaatcatcatattttttttataatttacctaGCTATGTTTCAcgtcaattaataatatatacattatgatTGTTAGCATGTCAGTGTTAGTAGTCATACTAGTACTAGGAAATAGCCTTACCATTATAGtctgtattttattcgtaaactgattaaatttcataagcCGAGTGACACTAGTGTTCTAGAAGAACAATGCTTGCTGATGCAGCTAGTTCTTATgcaaaaaacgaaataattgACAAATTGTAGGCTATATACACCAAAAAGTAACAGTAATTGAAAAAGTCACCGCTAACTTTTAAGACTAACCATGTTTGTGTTTCACAATGTTTTCTATCTTACACTGAATGCCAAGAAAAACGAAAAGTACATGACAAGCTCGGGAGCCAGAGAGTTGAAATCTCAGTGGTAAGCTAATTGGTGCTTATAACTTCACCTGAGTGGTAGTGTCCACTTGAcatgaaaagtttttttattgtcttagAAACTAATGAAGCGCACctaaaaataacttcaaacaacattaaattactatattaatgtttaataagattaattttcagttataacattttttttttaattgtaattaatgctataaaagagaaaaaaattcaattaaatctgAATCCCTTtttcaaatcataaaaattttattttatattagaaatcAAATCACATTTATGTCATTAAATTCTCCAGTAAATAAAGTGctcaaaaattttcaaatttatgtgtttgttggtGGCATTATAAATTGACACAGACAATATTAACTTTTTCAGGGCatatgtgttaaaaatataacttattagaattatttaaactctGATAATAATAGAAAGACTGTTTATCTGTATAAcgatataaatactttatctaTTCACAGAAATTCAAATCAGACCCACTACATAGTAGACAGTGACAAGACTTATGATTCATTGAAGGGgtaaaaattctttttaacaATCAGGTGGTGGTATCACTCCAAATTCCATAATTGGAGCAAATGGCAACAATTGCATATCAAACATAGAGTCACAACAATCCAATTGAGATCAACCTTTCTTTTAGGGCtgtcaattaaaaacaataatttcttgTTCAAACAGCAGACCAGTAATCATTATTCTGGCAGCACACTGTTATCGGAGTTtagatatacatacatactagaCTAGTACTGACTGTAGGCTAGAATCAATAAAACCTAAGTATacattgatatattaataaaatttctttattttttattttaaaataaaatacatagtatcctactaatatcataaatgtgaaattttgtaatgatgtgtgtgttttttgcacgcaaaaactactgaactgattgcaatggaatttggtacgtagacagctggacaactggaataacacataggcaacttttaatcccaaTGTTCCTACGGCATAAgaacttacgcaggtgaaaccgcggggcgcagctagcatctaataaatctaaatgttAAGTATAACACTATATTTTCCCAAAAATAGCCCATACTGATAAATGTGACATTAGAAACACTTATCAATTACGTACAGGAATGCAAAATGCAAATActttttgcaaaaaatacatgtctatatgtataaaagaatGCTTCCTACTAAGCATTTATCACTTACACACACATCTTCATTAAGGCTTTAGTCAAACTTCAACCATGTATGTCCACtagtatattgttattatgtgtttaattgaaagttgtgttcttttgtatttttataacatcttttttaaatatgtgtacTACTCCATTAGAGTTGCAAATAGTATaaacttcttttatttattgttttgaaaaacAGCAAGTAAGAATTTATCAAGTTGAAAAAACTTATTCCACAATCGACTTTGCTTATATCAGttaatacaaatgaaatgaaacataCCCATAAACCAGTATCCTTGCTTCTGTgtgaaatacaaaacaatagatTGATTGCCTCCGAAATCCAAGGTTGTGTTCATAGCCATAGCATCAATGACAGAGTTGCTGGCGGTGATGCCGTGTAAATGGGTAACACCAGATTTGGAGGTGATGATGATGTTCTTGGTGTAGAAACGTAGGCCGTTCAGCTCGGGGTTTTGGTAGGTAGCTGGGGCAGCTTGACGGCGCACACGGGAGTGTGCTTCAGGGACAGTCCATGAAGGAAAACGGCCTGTGTACACCGACACAACGTTGTCGTAATTCTTTTGCAGTTTTGTGAACATTTCCTCCATGAAATCATTGTGGCGGCGCAACATATCAGCTCTAGATTCACCTTCGCGAGCGTCCTTGAGGGTTATAAAGAGGAATTTCCCGCTATCCTTCTCGATTTCGGCGGACAAGCCGTTCTCGGTCAACGTCACATGATCAGCTTTGTTGGAGTCGGAGAACTTGTTGAGGACATCCAAGGCATTCTTAACGGACGGTAAGTAGACGGCATCACCGATGTTAGCATGCAAATAGGGAAACGGTGTTTCGCCTTCGGAATTTTTGCGAGATAGATCCTCGACGGAAAGGGTCTCGTCTATGAAAACAACCGTAAACGGGTCGTTGTTCAATTGGCTTTTCAGCACATCTTCGAATTCGAGTTCGGAAACCTCTGATAGAGGGTTTGATTTTATCGAGGGTTTGGCGAGATCCCCCCACAGGAATACAGGCACACTCACCGATGCAAAGCTAGATGCGACACTTAACACTAAAAAAGATAACACTAAACGGCTAAACGCCATTTTTACTGACTAATATGTGGACGTAACGGACTAAAAGTAATGTTTTAGCCCAAAACTGTCATAAAAAGACGAAAAATGGGCGATGACGAGTGACCATGGGTCATGTGAAAAGTGATCATATGATTGATTTGACGCTTGTCTTTGACTCCTGTGTtacaatatcaaaaaatattttatattgaaattttaccTCGAAATAAAGGCCACCATGCACCATTGTAACAGAAACAGGCTTAATTTTCGTAATTTTTCAACTTATATAGGTAcctaattttcataaattaaagcaAATTCAACAAAGaacttaactttaaataaacagtttttatatattttttttttattcttttcttcGTTGACGCAGAAAAAGAACAGAAGAAAACTCGTACTGTCAaatcgcaataaaaataaagtagtaaaataaatgattttacaaAATGTGGCTTGGTCTTATTATAGGTTTAAGACTATTAAATTGCGGCTTCGCTATGGATTCTGTGCCGGTATTCATCATGGATTTTGAATCAGTTCTGCCACACGTAATCGTCGACCCAAATCCCTTTTACAAAGTAGACTCTATCGTTTTCTTCGATATTATTCATGAAGCACTAAAAAATGGCAGAATTGTATTAATGTTCATAGAAGAAAAGTTTAGTGTCGAAGATATAAGTATTAAGGATACA
Encoded here:
- the LOC119838903 gene encoding V-type proton ATPase subunit S1 codes for the protein MAFSRLVLSFLVLSVASSFASVSVPVFLWGDLAKPSIKSNPLSEVSELEFEDVLKSQLNNDPFTVVFIDETLSVEDLSRKNSEGETPFPYLHANIGDAVYLPSVKNALDVLNKFSDSNKADHVTLTENGLSAEIEKDSGKFLFITLKDAREGESRADMLRRHNDFMEEMFTKLQKNYDNVVSVYTGRFPSWTVPEAHSRVRRQAAPATYQNPELNGLRFYTKNIIITSKSGVTHLHGITASNSVIDAMAMNTTLDFGGNQSIVLYFTQKQGYWFMDSITYSQSQPTFTEELAGQSEVYALMGFSYRCGQNATFNSGNDTNQMSLTFQDLKVQPFFKDTNSSDTPPFGDSFNCVGFFSVPIWSGLFVVFILLAITFYGIMMMMDIRTMDRFDDPKGKTITINAAE